In the Pocillopora verrucosa isolate sample1 chromosome 4, ASM3666991v2, whole genome shotgun sequence genome, TTGTGCATGAGCAGGGTATTTTTGTTCTGATCGATCAGATCTGAGTTTAAGCACTAAAACAGACGTGAATCTCTGTGTCAGAAAAGTCCCCAATTGATCGATGATTGATCTGTTTCGTTAAGCgactttctttctctctcagtttttttctctttttgtctttcttttttttaatggttttttgTGTTTGTGCGTGGGTTTTTCTGTGCAGTCGCTAATGGTGCTCTCGGATTGGGACCAAAACTGGGGCCAAGACTCCAATGCGATAGATACGGATGTTTAGTACTGGATCTAGTATTACGAAATGCCCATCACACATGCGTCAGCGGAATACGAAGAGAAACTGATTATTTTCACGAGGAACTAGAGTCTCTTTGAGAGAAATCCAATTTCGGCCTTAGTTATGGTCAAGGAGACGACACTTTACGGTAAACTTTTGAATTAACTCTTACTTAGTTAGCTTAgtgttgttttccttcaaaattttcgTCTTTAATGAGGAGATCGTCAAGATAATTATTCGCCGGGTGTGCTCCGGTCCGCATGGACGCATGACAACGGATCTTGTGAGAGGCAATTGTAACAGGAATGTAGAATTTGATCCCTAATTCTTCTTTCAGAAACTCTTGGCGTAGATCCGTCTGCTACCCCTAGTGAAATTAAGAAAGCTTATCGTAAACTCGCCTTGAAGTATCATCCGGATAAAAATCCAGATGCCGGCGACAAAGTAAGTAACATTTAGCCTTGTGCAATCAGTTTTTCGAGGTTTACTTTTGGGCTTTACTTCTTCACAAtgcaccttttttttaatcaagaaatgtGTACCTTATTCAgtatttttgctattttatGATAGCACAAAAATGATTCTAGTCCAGTGTTCCTTAattgtaaataaagattttgttgaTTGATTAAAATACATAAGGACTTTGTTTGCATCTACATAGTTTGATCAATACAGATCTAACTCGTAGCTACTAGTGGATCTTAATTGTATGAAGTGTGTACGCTCATTCGATTTATTATCGAAAAACTACGCTGTAATCAGAGTTAAATCTTTTTAATCCTCTTTAGTTTAAAAGGCACGTCTTGATTATCCAATTGTAGTGCGGTTAGCTACGACTTACAGATGTGTCTTTTCATGTGTAAGCAGTTCGCATTAAATTTGGCCGTTGCAGAAATGAATCTTTGACTGCGCATTACATATTCTTCTAATTTAAGCGTTGATTAAATATTAACGGTAGAGGTATGGATATTTTTGGAAACTGTGAGAAATGTATTAAAAGTGTAATTGCCGAGATAGCTTTATCATACCCTAAAGGCTTGTGTGTTTACtacaaagaatatttttaacaacGAAACCATCAAGAAATTTACAGCATAAgtcaaaaaattttcagtttcatgttTGAAACTTAATTGTCTGACTTAAAATGATATTTGTAAAGATGCTTGTCTGCAGATATTATCTACCACAGAAGGGAAGCTGAAAACTCTGGGTAGTCTTTAGCTTGCCACATTCTGTTGGTTAAATTTATTCTTGCCACCCATTTTGTGATGTTTTAATTGATCTCAAGAGacagtaaataaaataaaatgaaagataattaaaaatagaAGGAGGCCATTTAAATGTAAACTTAAACATGTAGTGACTGAGGAGCAGCAATTTCTGCTTCCCAAAAACTGCAAGATATTCACCTTTCCTGTATTTATGTACAAGGCAATGTTTGTGAGGGGTGAATTCATCTCCATATACAAGAGATGTTTTCTTAACACCTGagaggttttaatttttttgtcatagcAATGGTTAATCTTAATgtgaaacaaaatggaaattgTTAAATGTGCACATAAGAGTACATGGTTAATGTTCTGATTACAGCCCAAATGATCCATAGCTTCTGTCACTGGTGCAGGAAATAGCATTCCAAAATGTTTAAGATCACTTCTTAAGTAAATTATATTGGGCTCAGTGCActcatcattttcaaaataattgagTCCTAGACATAGGCAAATGTGTAAACTTGCTCCACACATATTTTTACTGTTCACATTTGCTATTGCCAGACATCTTGTTtttataggtaatcacatgattttgagtccaatttggaataaatgagcacaagtaaattttttgaaagactaacaaaattgcatgagcctgTAGAGCCTGTAGAAGCAAAGCACAcacatcaagtgcaaaaataatttattcaaaccatGGGAGTGACCTTGTCACTCACTCATGCCCATTATACCATGTGGCACATAGGGCGGCAAAGTGACCTTGTGCATACGGTCAAAACAACTGTgtacaatcaaaacaataatatatgATGATATTTTAGCATTTTTAAGGCACAAAATTGTTCAAAGtctggctaaacagttcaaggaattgttcagcctggtttgttacttctttgcactgaacTAATGCTTTTCttcattgaattacctgaaaactgcatttatcttagccaatcagaactgagtaattttgtCATAAATcctattatttgtttaattgaatGATTTAGTTTGCAAGTTAATCAGTTGAATGGTCATTGTATGAATAGTTCTTTTTCAATCaggtttattttcaaataattaagaATTGCTGCAGCCTAACCTTCATGCTCATTTCACAATATTTAGCATATATCTTATAAAGATGCATTACTTTTTTGTATCTAGAAAAGCAATACATTGTGACTTATTCAATTACACAATAGGGTAAATTAAACTGAACAGCTTTGGACTGTTACTtagttaactttttaactcttatgggtgaccaaaacagaatttctccttacaatgtcaatacaatgtcaagcagacaggtgataGGAATTATATCAATTTTctgattattagttgatccaatatcattttctcagaactaacattagAAGAATTGTATGaaaggcagtaaggagaattacaaaggaaatctgggagtgaaagggttaatcttgATATAACTCAGAACTTAATAAATTTCAGGTTATTATGACATTGCTATTCATGATAGTTCCTGTTTGCATCAAACTTTgtggtttggttttggttttgaaaaattatttatcttatcACAGGTTATATGCATTCATAAACGTATGCACACACGAGTTTTATTCAAAGCACTTCTAAAGGATTACAAAAAGAATCGCATAAATGTAAAGAATGCCTCAAAAATGGAATGTTTATGGTGGAATCTTAAAATAAACTCCTCAAAGCAATAGGAGGTACTTAAAACCCACTAAAATTGGGTGCCTGGAAACTGACTTGGGCAGATTGTTCTAATGGTTTACAATCTTAACAGGTTGAAGAAACAAGGATATCTGTGTACGGGATGCAAATTCAttgaactattttattgatttttttctacagtttAAGCAGATTTCCCATGCCTATGAAGTATTGTccgatgaaaagaaaaggagcATTTATGATGAGGGAGGAGAAGAAGCTCTTAATGGTGGTCCGGACATTGGTGGGTTCCATTCCCCAATGGATATTTTTGACATGTTCTTTGGCACAGGGCATGGACATTCCAGAGCACGTCAAGAACGTAAAGGAAAGGATATGATACACCAGCTCAAGGTACACGTGGCTCACTTAATCATGAAATTTCATCCtgaaaaacgtttttaaaatgtgtttaGCTGTTGGCAGGATTTGTATGGGTCCTGAAAAATctggaaagtcatggaatttGATATTGACATTGGAAAGTGATTTCAGATCCTGGATTGTCTTGGAAATCTGCTTAACTCAAGAACTCTAAAGATTTCAGAATTGAAGTTATAACAATGGTATCTAAAGCatttggaaaactgattttgaaatcttgggaatgaaagggatTGAGGTGAAATTTTTAGTCCTAGAAAATTCAATCtaagtcctggaaaagtccttaaaatttgtttctgaaagaAGGTACAAATTTACTGTGAAACTTAGAAATTGGTGAACTCAAGAAACATGTGTTGAACCGGGGTTTCAATAGATTTTAAGTGGCTGTGGATGGGGAAATAGGCAGCTGTGTTGTAAGgtgaaacccaaacacaagagcctgcCTGCAGGCTAAACAGACTGCTGTTAGAGGTCTGTagccatttaactcccagaggtgatgaacatgtaacttctccctataatattcacacattatccagcaaacaggtaatgagaatactcaaatttatcaggtagtagttgtcatcttgatctaacaccaaattctcgcaattaatttatgaggaaatgtgtagcagccatagggtagaattaacaatcagatcttgggagttaaagggttaaggtggtAGTATACAGCTGGGATAGGGTTGCATTGCAAGGAAAATTCATTTAGGCAccagaaatggaaaatgttacGTGTAgcattataaaataattcacaaAGTatgcgtgctctgattggccattggCCATAAAgccattttacatgagcgtatgtaaacacggttttcgttcctctttcattagttattttataaaagaaatgtaaaatggtttctgtggctatgtaaacacagaaaccattttacatttcttcattgttgaaagtataaaatgtaatttttaggTCTGAAAGGTCAGGGATTGTTTGTGGGGCAAGGGAAACTACTTAAGACACATCTTTGGAGAACTTGCAAAGTAAAGAATGTTTCAGTGGCACAAAcactttgaaattaatttctccATCACAGGTCATGagatgtattaaaaaaaactgggaaAGTTCATGAAAAGCTTGTAGTTAATGTGTATTTCTGATGTTGTGTTCAACTTGTACTGTCATACTCTTGTTGTGCTGGTACTAGATGGCAAATAACTGTAAGCAAACCAAAGTAGAACATAGAATATACATAGTGGGTTATTTTTTCTAACCTGCAAACTCCTAAGATCTAATTATTGATTCTCtactctagctgctacacattttcttttaaattgatcacaagaatttggtgttagatccaGTTAACAACATTAACCTAATAAGTTAGAGCATCCTCATCAACTGTTTGCAGAATTATTGAAGGGTATTATAGCGAGAAACTACTTGATAATCACTTGTGGGAATCAAAGGATTAAAAGAAGCCTTCAACTGAAGAACATGCATTCACTACTAGTGTtcagggctgggttgttcaaagctgggtttagATAAaccagggttagtgtgaaattggATTTCAGTTCTGgaagttttaaaggaaaattcagtatgattctttttgtcaacaatttgatgattggatgctccatatagagaagagaaaatgatccCAGAAAGGCTGTCGAACAAAGAAGTAtagaaacccagattaaaatttaacccttggTTAGTGCTAATCAGCTTTTGAAAAACTGGGCCCAGACCTGTATTCATTGAGCACAAACTGCTTGGTGgggttttcatttttttttatcatttcacaATAGCAATGTTTTGTTAATAGTATTTAATTCATGAGCACTCTTTGTACATTATATTCAGTATACatgtgcatttttttctttttttgccagGTGTCCTTGGAAGACATGTACAATGGTTCTACAAGACAACTTGCTTTGCAAAAAAATGTCATCTGTAGCAAGTGCGAGGGAAGAGGAGGAAAGAAGGTGTGTATTGCTGAtagaatttgttttgaaaacttaccATTTCCACAATATTTAGAAGTAGTGTTGCAGTAGTGTTCCATTGAGCTTACTGGGTCgctgatttgaaattttatcaattatgctaaaattataataattttaatcgTAATAGAGAAGGATAATTTATTCTGTGGTAATAATTTAAAAGGCAGTCTGAATTGTCCTACATTCCATATTATATTCATCAACTAAAAAGGTTTcccaataaaaaattttgtttaagttgtttttgttgttattattgttgtttttttttccctcaaagtGGTGAGACTGCTCATAATTGATAATGGCAGCAAGTTTCATAAATCAAATGACCAAATGTACTAATATTTCCATAAACCAAACAgccaaataataataatacatgtaaGCGCATATTAAACCACACAAAGGCATGATTCCTTAGCATAGAGCAGTTGATATTTGGATCAATTTGAAGGGGGTTGTGTAGATAAGCAACAATCATAACCAGGGACATTTTGCTGTTTGCAGGGTTCAGTTGTAAGTTGTAATACTTGTCATGGCAGTGGGACCAGGATCAGGATCAATCAAATTGCGCTTGGGATGGTTCAGCAGATTCAGACACAGTGTAGGGACTGCAGTGGAACAGGAGAGAGAATAGCAGGTAATTGCATGCTGCACATAAGCTTGGTGACCCATGCGGCTGGAGATAACTGTAGTTTTTCAAGCTGGATGGGACCAAGAACCAGTTTTTAAGGGACAAGTGATGTTattatccaatggataaatggTTATCCAGGGGATAAGTGTTTAGAAAATGCACAGTGCCATGTCCACCAGGCCTAGCACCAGTTGTTGAAAGGTTGGGATAATGCTAACCACTGGGTAAATCTCTACTTAGTGGATGGGGcagtacattttttttaacacttatcTGCTGGGTAGTGATTTACCTGCTGGATAGGGTTGTCCTCCCTTGTAAAAACTGGGTCAGATAGTGTTAAACAACCAGGACCAGAAGTATTGATCCTCTCTCTGAATTGAATGCCAGACCATAGCAAGTTACCTCTAAGCATTGTGTCAAGTATTTTCAACAGCACTTGTGTACTCATCTATATGTGTACCCACCTTATAAGGGTGGGGAAGGCACTGAAATATTGAGTATTTTAAATCACTGCATTCTTTAAGGGCTGGTTGCTTCCCTTGAGATTAAGAATCATTTTTATCTTGAAGGCTAGGCACAAAACAGCAGAACAATTAGATGGTGATgcgttttttgttgttgaaggCCAAGTGCAGGATTTAAGTTTCCATAAAGAAGtgtgaaaatcttttttaactTAAAGCTAAGCTGAAATCAGTAAAGCAAATTGGTGGAATGgtgattgtttcttttttgatgtGCAGGTTTTAAGGTTACTTACTGAAGAGTAAGAATTACTTTTGTTGTGAAAGCTAAGCTTAAAACAGTAAAGCAAATTGGCagatgtttttattaaaatgtaGGCCAAATGCAAGATTTGAGGTTACTTATAGAATGTTGCAATCATGTTAAAGCATTGTAATATTATTTGAATGCTTCAGGAATGTCAGTAGAGTTGTAGAGTCATTTTGCTTTGTTgtgtgctgttgttgttgttgtcgttgttttttttttcctgagatatGGAACTATTACACACAGTAAATCATTCAACAAATTAGTAATAACCATTGCAATGGGTTCTTTCTGTAGAAAAGGATCGTTGTAAGAACTGTCAGGGTAAAAAGACAATCAAAGAACGTAAAATCCTGGAGGTGCATATCGACAAAGGAATGAAAGATGGTCAAAAGATCACATTTTCCTCAGAGGGAGACCAGGAACCTGGTATTGAACCAGGTGACATCATTATCATTCTTGACGAAAAGCCTCATCCAGTTTTCCGGCGAGATGACATGGACCTGCATATGAAAATGGTATGTTAATGATCATGGCCTGCTGTTCGAAGAGTagataacgctatccattggataacttgctatctggtggatagcgcattttgttttgtaaactcTTACCTTCTAGACAGCGTTACCCCATCTTTTTTGAACTGAGCTCAGAACAGCCACAGTTATGCAGGTTTAAAAGGGTCCCATAAACTCTTTTTTTGTCAAATGTTAATTGTTATATTGTGGTGGTGTGCACTTCTTGGAAACCCATATCGGTAATCTTCTGTCACACTCTAAATTAGATTAGGAAGATTGTGCGTTGGAGTTTCTATACCTCTGTAATGATTTCAATTCTGTTGCAGGAAATCGAGCTGGTTGAGGCACTCTGTGGCTTTCAGAAAACGATAGAAATGTTGGATAAGAGGCAACTGCTCGTTACGTCTCATCCTACAGAGATAATAAAACCTGGCAAGTATTCATTTAACCAGAATTATGGgcgggaaattttttttccgggGTGTGGGGAAATTCGAGCGTGGGCATCAATTTTGGTCGGCCccgcgccaatttcccgcgcaaaatttcaaggTAAAACATTAGAAACAGTGCTGTCTCGCAAAATaagcgaaaaaataaaatgaaacgtTGACAGAAATCAGTAAAAGGAGCAAAAGAAGGGAAAGGTTGTGTTAGCTAGCACGAGGTTAGCTCGAAGCGCGGGCGACACTCGAGGCTCCCACTCTCGTGcgtaatttacatttttctcttGGTTCCCCACTCTTGATAACTGCTCCGTGGTatttcttgaacaaaaaaacTTAGTGAGTCAAAATCTGCCAATCACTTCTCAATAACTTAAGCTTTTGGACTTCTGCACTGAGTTGCCACGCGTTCAGTGCAACAACTATCTGCAAAGAAGTGAACTGCTCCAACAAGTAAACAACCTGTTGTCTTCATTTCAGGCGAAGTGAAATGTGTTCGAGATGAAGGAATGCCAAAATTCAAGAGCCCATACGAGAGAGGATTTCTCATCATAACTTTTTCGGTAAGATCAAGAGCATTTGTTATGTTATGTTGACAGTGTGACACTTGAGTAAATGATCGCCAGTTGAACAAGCtctatatttttaaagaaattcgcCTTGTCTACCAtaagaaatgtgtaaagaaGATTAAGGAGgatatgaatactgatgttagggtgttcGTTTTAGATAAACTTCCCTCCGGATGGATTTCTTTCTGCTGGTGAAATCCCTAAACTAGAGCAGCTGCTGCCTCCCAGAGACGAAAGTATTGTTCCTGAGGATGCAGAAGAAGTCGACCTTGTAAAAATCGATCCTCAGGAGCAAGCAAGAAGTCGTATGCACCATGGGGTAAGCGTAAAAAAAGGGAGTCGAGTTTCCACTCAAGCCTCCCGATCACTGAATTTCACGCCGCATCTCTGCGTATGGATTTGTATCTTTGCATCACTGCATCTGAACGCCAGATTTCTCATAGCTATTGAATTTTTGTATGTAGACAGCCTTTATTCTTAAGCTTTCTTGAGAATGGTTTCATTAACCGACATATGATCACTTTAATCGCTCGTTTTAACCTAAATATGATTACCCCATTTACTGCAAGGCTATAACACGTTTTAAATCTGTTTCGCGGAACAGAGCGTGAAATTATTTCCTCCACAATTGCGTATTTCTCGACTTCAAGTttaacaaaatggaaaatacaTGTGGGTAATTACTTGAACCCTATTTAAAATTCAGTTCTTCAGCTTTCTTTATCTGATTTTCATTTAGCCAAGCCTGGTTTAACCGAGAGTACGAGCAGTCCCCCCGGTTTTCACGTGTCGAAaaaattgaccaaaaaaaaaaaaaaaatggtgttaGCTCGCCACGCGGAAGTTTGGGAGAGAGGCGCACAAAAATTAGGTACTTTACGTGCGCCTCACCTCCAGAGGTCCATGTGGCGTGCCAacgttaatttttgtttttttcatcttttatttttctgattcGCACCACGAAcctcgccgaaaaggagggactacCCCTCGTGTAGATTAAACCAAAGGTGTTTTTCTGGTGTGAAAGGGGGATAAGTTTGTCATCAAGATGTCAGTTGGAGTCTTTTTCCTTTAGTAAATCTAACCGCATGACGGTTTATTTGCTTTTTCAGGGCTTtcatgacgatgatgaagacTATGGCCCACCAAGAGGAGGGGTGCAGTGTCAGTCACAGTAAATTTTAACTCAAAATTGTTCTCCAGTACACGCTTCAATATGATATTCCTctgatttaataaaaatgaaaactttctcTTCTCTTGCTTTAGGCTACATGTAAGTAAGTAGTGTAACAATGACCCGGACTAA is a window encoding:
- the LOC131774864 gene encoding dnaJ homolog subfamily A member 1, whose protein sequence is MVKETTLYETLGVDPSATPSEIKKAYRKLALKYHPDKNPDAGDKFKQISHAYEVLSDEKKRSIYDEGGEEALNGGPDIGGFHSPMDIFDMFFGTGHGHSRARQERKGKDMIHQLKVSLEDMYNGSTRQLALQKNVICSKCEGRGGKKGSVVSCNTCHGSGTRIRINQIALGMVQQIQTQCRDCSGTGERIAEKDRCKNCQGKKTIKERKILEVHIDKGMKDGQKITFSSEGDQEPGIEPGDIIIILDEKPHPVFRRDDMDLHMKMEIELVEALCGFQKTIEMLDKRQLLVTSHPTEIIKPGEVKCVRDEGMPKFKSPYERGFLIITFSINFPPDGFLSAGEIPKLEQLLPPRDESIVPEDAEEVDLVKIDPQEQARSRMHHGGFHDDDEDYGPPRGGVQCQSQ